From the genome of Azospirillum baldaniorum:
CTGCTGGACGTGGTGATGCCGGAAATGGATGGCTACGAGGTCTGCGCCACCTTGAAGGAAGCACCGGGGACCCGGAACATCCCGGTGATCTTCCTGACGGGCCGTGCCGACGAGGCCGACCGGGAGCGCGGCCTCGCCATGGGGGCCGTGGATTACATCGCCAAGCCGGTCGATCCTCCGACGGTGCTGCAACGGGTTGCCGCGCTCGTTCCGGTGCCCTGACCGCGGTCATCCGCCCGAGCCGCGCCCTGGCGAGCCGGCGTCACGCCGACGCTTCGGCCAGGGCGGACACCCGCCGCGGCATGCGGACGACGAAGCTGGCGCCGCCGCCGGACAGGCTTTCCACCTCGATGGTCCCCTGAAGAACCTGATGGACGAGGTTGAAGGCGATGTAGAGCCCAAGCCCGGGAAACTCGATGCCCCGGCGGGTGGTGAAGAAGGGATCGAACAGTTTGGGCAGATGCTCCGGATCGATCCCCCTGCCGTCGTCGGACAGGCGGAGTTCCACCCAATCCTCCTCCCGTGGCATCACCGACAGGGTCAAGCGCCCGCTCTGCCCCGGCCGGAAGGCGTGGGCCACGGCGTTTCGGATCAGGATGGACAGCACCTCCGACAGCGGGCCGGGATGGCTGTCGATGGTCAATCCGGCGGGGCAGGACACGGTAAGGCTGTGCCCAGCCTCGCGCAAATGCGGGTCCAGCCCGAACAGGGCGTCGGAGAGATAGTCCTTGAGATCGAACACCCGCCGTTCCGAGCCGGCGCGGTCCACCACCACCTGCTTGAAGCTCTGGATCAGGTTGGCGGTGCGCACGATGTTGGTGGTGACCAACAGCGTCCCTTCCCGCGCGTTCTCCAGGAAGCGGGCGAGGTCGGACTTGCGGATCGCCCCGTTCTGGAATTGCGACGCCAGCGATTCGACCAGCCCGGAAAGATGGGAGACCGCGGTCAGGGCCACGCCGATCGGCGTGTTGATCTCGTGCGCGACGCCGGACACCAGCAGGCCCAGGGCCGCCATCTTCTCCGTCTGGATCAGGTGCTGCTGCGTCTCCTCCAGCCGGCTGTGGGCGGCGCGCACCTCCTCGACGGTGGCCCGCAGCGAGTCGGCGGTGGCCTTCAAGGACAGGTGGTTCTTCACCCGCGCCAGGACGATGGGAGGGCTGATCGGCTTGCTGATGTAATCGACAGCGCCCAGGTCGAGCCCGAACTTCTCGTCCTCGACGGAGGTGCGCGCGGTGAGGAAGATCACCGGAACGTCGCGGGTCCGCGGATCGGCCTTCAGGCGGCGGCACACCTCGTATCCGTCCATGCTCGGCATCATGACGTCGAGCAGGATCAGATCCGGCGGCTGGTCGGAAAAGGCGATGCGCAGCGCGGCATCGCCGTTGTTCACGGTCTTGACCGTATAAATGGATTTCAGATGGCTGCTCAGCAGCGAAAGGTTGTCGGCGGTGTCATCCACGATGAGGATCGTCGCCTTCGTCGGTGCTCCCATATCCGCCCCTTCCTCTTGCGGCGGAAAGGGACGATCCGGCACTGCCCCCGATCAGGGCGCCGGCCACAACCAGTGCATCACCGGTTCGCAGAAACACCCTCGTCCGCCAAAGGGACATTACAACGCGATTTTTTATCGTCAAAGACAATTTATCGGTGCCATTCACTCCGGCAACAACCGTTTCAAATTATGTTCTGCCGGAAAAACAACTGCATTTTAAGCATCGCCCGAAATTACCAAACGCCACGTCCTGTCATGGGAACCGGCCGGTGCGCAGGGGCGTTTCCGTGTCCGCGTGCGGCGGCCGGGACGCGAAAAAGTGGTAGCCCGCCCTCACCCGTCAAACTGTCACAGACCACCCGTATAGTCCGTCCAACTTTGGAAATGCTTCGTGAATCCAGCCATGCCGACGCCGACACACGCCCGTACCACACCGTCTCTTCCCGTGCCCAAGCTGCATTGCGCCTGCTGCGGGCGTCCGTTCACCCGCGCATCCGGCCGCGGCCCCGCCCCGCTCTACTGCTCGGCCGACTGCCGGACGCAGATCCGCATCCGCCAGCGGGTGTGGTCGAGCCGGCCCGGCTACGCCGCAAGCGGCACGGCCAACCACCGGGACATCCATTTCGAGACGGCGCGCGCATCATGATGAAGCTGGTGATCCACGACCGCCATTCCGCCGCCGGGCTGATCCTGCCGGATGTCGGCCATATGCGCGACGTCGTGCGCGCCCTGCGCGGGCTGGACACGGTGGACAGCGCGTCGGTGCTTCTGGAGGTCTTCGCCCGGCGCTGCCTGGAGGCCGGC
Proteins encoded in this window:
- a CDS encoding sensor histidine kinase, giving the protein MGAPTKATILIVDDTADNLSLLSSHLKSIYTVKTVNNGDAALRIAFSDQPPDLILLDVMMPSMDGYEVCRRLKADPRTRDVPVIFLTARTSVEDEKFGLDLGAVDYISKPISPPIVLARVKNHLSLKATADSLRATVEEVRAAHSRLEETQQHLIQTEKMAALGLLVSGVAHEINTPIGVALTAVSHLSGLVESLASQFQNGAIRKSDLARFLENAREGTLLVTTNIVRTANLIQSFKQVVVDRAGSERRVFDLKDYLSDALFGLDPHLREAGHSLTVSCPAGLTIDSHPGPLSEVLSILIRNAVAHAFRPGQSGRLTLSVMPREEDWVELRLSDDGRGIDPEHLPKLFDPFFTTRRGIEFPGLGLYIAFNLVHQVLQGTIEVESLSGGGASFVVRMPRRVSALAEASA